ACTCTGAATCCTCTGAGCTTTCATCCGAGAGATTTTTCTTAgatatatttgccaaaaaatattgttaagtgCGTTTTGTGTTTGCCTTTTATCCCTATTAGCATTGGctaaatttgccataaaaaaaatattttagaattttttgtatacaTAACAATGAGATTTTCATGCCGACGAAGTTACACCTGAATCTATTTTTGTAAAGGTATTCCGAACAATAAAATAAGAACTTGCCACACTATTGAATTCCGATTATCAAAAAACCTCTTTATTTTCACTGCTTCATAAAACACGTCCAAAACCTCGCACGCACTAAAACCGTATCCCCTTTCCCGCTCGTGAcacttgacagttctctcttcTTTCAGGATGGATAATCTTGAACAGGTACCATCATTCGTTGTATAGTTGTATGTGTTGTTCGGGATGCGCCCCTACATCCCCCTCAAAACATCCTGAACTAATGCGGCACGTACGTTTGAAACCAAGCCGGTTCCTTGCGCATCCGTTTTCTTTCATGTTCCGCATTTGTATTTACATGATCAGCTGCACCAGGGTCATCAGTTTCCGCAGATGTTCTCATCATCGAAGTCCTCTCAGTTGTACCGTCGTCATGCGCCTCTTTGTCCATTCTTTTCGGTATCTTTTTGAGATGAGAAGTATTTCTCCTGTACTCCTTCCCGGATACCGTAGATTTCACTGTAGTATCAGAACCCGTTTTGGTTAGCACCACATATTCTTCATTGCTAAATGGTGTGCTCAGCTTGTTGTCCTTCTTGAATCTTTTCATCAATACCCGATCTCCTACTGACACTTCGCTCTCCTGTGCGTTCCTGTGTTTGTCGCTGTATTCCTTTCCTTTCTGCTTAACCATAGCGTCGCGATCCCTTAATTCCTCATCGTCCCGGCTTGATACCATGAGTGGAAGTTTTGTGCGTATTTTCCTGCCAAATAGCAGCTCTGCTGGTGAGCGACCGGTCGTAGAATGGGATGCAGCTCGATAAGTGAGAAGAAACTTTTGAAGTTCCCTGCGCCAATCCTGGCCTAGCTCCTGAGCGAACTGCAAACGTTTCAAAATGGTTCTATTCTGGCGCTCCACTTCCCCATTCATTTGAGGCCAGTAGGGAATTGTGTTTATTAGTAGAATACCGAAATCTTTGCAAAACTTGGAGAAAAGTTCACAATCCTCGCTAAGTTGTGGAGCGTTGTCTGCAGTTAGTGTAACCGGTATTCCATGTCGGCTGAAAATGGTCACTAACTCCTTTATGGTGTCTTCAGCTGTGATAGTTGCCATTTCACAAACTTCGTAGTATCTGCTGTAGTAATCTACCACAACAAGTAGAAACTGCCCCTCGGGCAACGGCCCCAAAAAATCGATTGCTATATCCTCCCACGGAGCAGATGGTAGATCTCGTCTTCTCATTGGTTCCGGGGCGTCCGGAGCTGATGTGAGTAAGCACCCTCTACATTGTTTCACATACGCTTCGACATCAGAGTCTAGCTTAGGCCACCATACCGAAGACCGAAGGTGACTCTTCATCATCCTAGTGCCCGGATGGCCTTCGTGAGCCAGACTCAACACTTGTTCTCTCAACCTCTTAGGAACAACCACGCGATCACCCCGCATCAGCACATTCCCTACCCGACAAAGCTCTCTTCCCACGCCGCGATATTCCATCGGAAGTTCAAATAAACGACCACTGCTAATAGACTCAAAAATCTGCATAATTTCTTCATCCTGCTCGGAGGTACGATCTACTTCCTCCCAACGTATAGCTGCAGTTGAAGCTGCGGCCTGTCCAACTCCGTTAACAAAAAGCTCCTCAGCAACGTCGAACGGTACTGGTTTGAGAGTGGATAACCTGGAGAGCGCGTCTACTATGTTCTTATGTCCGGGTATATGCTTGACATTGTACTGGAATCCTTGAAGACGAAGAACCCACCTTTCAATTCTCGCACATGGTTTGGATCTGGGATTGAAGAGATATAATAGCGCTTTGCAGTCCGTTATTAGATCGAACGATTTTCCAAGGAGGTACATTTGGAACCTTTCGACACTCCAAACTAACGCCAATGCCTCTTTTTCCGTCTGGCAATATCTCCTCTCTGTCTCGGTCAGCGACTTGGAGGCGAAGCAAATCACGCGATGTTCACCCTGGTTGTTGGTCTGGATAAGAGCAGCACCTAAGGCAGTAGGACCTGCATCTGCAATCACCGATGTCACGTCCTTGCAATTGTAGTACCCTAGATTGTTATCCTTCGTCAGCGCCTGCTTAATGACATCAAATGCATGTTGCTGTTCCTGACCCCACGAAAATTTAGCTGTTTGATGTAAAAGTCTTCGGAGTGGTTCGTCCACGGCTGCTAGATTAGGTATGAATTTATTAAGATAGTTAGCCAGCCCGAGGAAACTCTTGATTTCAGATACGTTTTCAGGCTGTCGAAAAGATAACAGTGCCTCTACCTTAGAGGGTGATGGTCGAATCCCATTTGGGCTGATGACGTGTCCCAAAAATTGCAGTTCCGATACTCTGATTATGCATTTCTGCATATTCAAAACAACTCCCCGTTTAGTCAGCCTATCGAAGACTATCTTGAGTCGAATGTCATGTTCTTCTACATCCTTTCCCTCGACATAAATATCATCGAGATAGCAAACTGTTCCCTCGCATCCTGATAAAATCTCATCCATGACCTTCTGAAAAATCTCTGGTGCCGATACCAGGCCAAACGGGAGCCTTTTGAACCTAAAAAGGCCACGGCTGGTAATAAACGTCGTGATGTCCCGGGATTCGGGTGCAAGCTCCGTTTGAAGGAATGCATCACGAATGTCCAGTTTGCTGCGAACTTTCCCTGTTTCATTAACGTTATATTATAATCAATTGAAGCCCTTCTCAAAATGATAATTATTCGCATGACTTTACCTGTTCCTATTCGAGCCAACAATTCGTCTACAACTGGCATTGGGAATCTTTCCCTTATCACCGCCTCATTTACCCTTCTTAAATCTAGGCACACACGAGGTTCACCATTGGCTTTTCCCACTACCACCAAAGGAGACACCCACGTTGTAGGGCCTGTTTTCAcctgaaaacattgaaaacaacTTAATCAGCAGAGAACTCAATagaaatcaataattaaaaacccctttttttttgatttttttttttatttttttttcagatcatttcaggttgattttaaacattaacTCATTACCATATTAGAAGAAATAATTGTTGACAATATTCACCTCAATGATGTCTTTTCCTAGAAGCTCGTCGAGTTTTGCATTTACAGCTGCCTCATACGGAATGGGTACACGGCGTACCGGCTGAAATACTGGCTTGAAAGAAGGGTCCATGTGTATTTGGACCTGCACATCCTTAATTTTTCCAAACGCAACTTCTCGTCTTTCCAACTGGTTGATATCCACACCAATTTTCAGAATCCCGAGATTCTTCGCTGTTGCATCTCCTAAGAGACAGCGCTGGCCTCCGTCTACGACAAAAAACTTAgcgaaaactgatttttcaccAATTGTTACCTCAGTTTCGAAAGTTCCCATAACCTTAAGTGGTATGTCGCTCCCGTAACCTTTGATAACCTGTTCCGATCCCTTCTGCATATTGACAACCTTTACACTTTGCTGTTTCAGAGCTGTCCATGCTTCCGTATTGATGACGTTTATGTCCGATCCAGAGTCCACCAGTAGCTTGAGAGAAATTCCTCCAACTTTGCAATCGATGACATTCGATTCGTTTCCTCCGTAGAAACAATAATAAGCCTTTGGGTCACTTGTGCCTTCCGACGGTTTATCTTCAATACAATTACCATGCTCTTGACCGTCATGATTCTTAATCATGCGTATCTTCTTTATATGCCCGGCTCCTGATGAAGACATTGGCCCAAAAGAACGTGTGCGGCAAACAGCTTCAAAATGTCCCGATTTCTTACACTTACGGCAGACTTGGTCACGTGCTTTACAAATGTCGGATGATCCAATGTGACCTTTCGCACCACAGCGATAACAAGTCACCTGATGTTCGCTGAGCTTGGGGTGTTTCGTAAAGTTCGTCAAACCTCTTCCAACATACGGTTTCTTGTTCTTCATACCACGTTCCGACTGCACTTGAAAAACATCCCGTGTCGTATCCGGTGATTTCAATGTTCCAATGTCTTTGAGCTGCTGCTCCACACCCTCCATCATTGCGCCCATTTCAACAATCTCTGACAACGATGTGTCTTTTTGCAGAATGCGACGTCGCAGCTCATCCGAAAGACATCCTTCAACGATAGTGTCGGTTACGAAAATTTCCGTTAGGACCTCCCTAACTTCTGCAGTGTACTTCTCAAATCCGCAGTCCGAAAGCTGTTGCCTAATCCGCATCACGAAATGAGAAAACCGTTCATTTTTCTCTTGCTTGATTTTTCGCAATCGACAGCGTTCGAGAATATACTGACGACCCGGCTCGAAATATGCATCTAGCTTTTCCACAGCTATGTCGTACCAATTTTCCTTTGTTGCCACTAATGGAATCTTATTAGCATCGGGAAGACCATCATAGACACGCTAGAGCTGTTTTCCTCCCAGATGCAACAACTTCGCCCTCATTTTGCGTTGGTCCGTCACGTCATATGcgtcaaaataaatttccaaagCTGATTTCCAAGTTTTCCATTCTTTTGCCAAGTGATTCTTATCGATCTCTTCGCACCGGAATACTGATAGCACTCGCGCTTCATCAATctataaaataaagaaatacgcatatttcttagttttgatactcatttcatttaaaatagaaCATCCATCAGGATTCATTCTAATCTAGACCAAATTCATGAGAACAACGACAACtatcacaacactttttttttcacccccTTAGAGGGACGGCTTTTGTTTTCTTcctcagaagaaaattttggacaTCTCCTCAAAGGAacggattttgttttttttttcttcctcagaagaatttttttttttactacataTCTCCTCTAAGATACATTCTTCACCTCCTCGGAGGAATACTTTGATTATCTCCTCAGAGATACATTTTTCATCTCCTCGAAGGAAAACTTTGATTATCTCCTCAGAGATACATTTTTCACCTCCTCGAAGGAATAATTTTATTATCTCCTCAGAGATCAATTTTTTCACCTCCTCGAAGGAATAATTTTGTTATCTCCTCAGAGATACATTCACATCACCTAACCTCCTCGGAGGAATTCACAACGTTTAACCTCCTCGGAGGAGTTTCGTGTTACCTCCTCGAAGGAATACTTATCATTTACCTCCTCGGAGGaatctcattttattttaacattataTTTAACTCCTCGTAGGATCACTGCGCTTCGAATTCCTCAGAATCCGGGAGTTTTCGGTCTAATTTCTCGAAATTGACTAGTGAAATCGCAAGAGCATAGAAAAACTCATCTAAActagttcatttaaaaaaaaaataaatttcttttgaaacgcGTGGGTAGCATAACCTACAATTTATCAGTCTctctattttaaacttaatcAACCTTTTCTTTCACTTATTCCGTTTCCATTGTGTACTTACCAATTTCTCCATCCTTGTCGCCAGATGTAAAGGTATTCCGAACAATAAAATAAGAACTTGCCACACTATTGAATTCCGATTATCAAAAAACCTCTTTATTTTCACTGCTTCATAAAACACGTCCAAAACCTCGCACGCACTAAAACCGAATCCCCTTTCCCGCTCGTGAcacttgacagttctctcttcTTTCAGGATGGATAATCTTGAACAGGTACCATCATTCGTTGTATAGTTGTATGTGTTGTTCGGGATGCGCCCCTACAattttcatcacttctctaTCTGAGGACTTTGGATTATCCTGGTCAGAATCAGTAGAAAATCATAGTAGGAGCTAGATGGTGTTGTTTTTAACTGACAATAAATGTATACGTTCTAATGAAATTAGCCTAAAAGCTGAGCTAAAAGTATAATCCTTTGGTGTCAGAAACAGAATTttcattgacacgtttttttataaatagcttaaaaatatcgaaataatttttcttttaacctgtgtcttctacagaatgttaatctatactttaactatccaaaaaacagtttatctcagttttgataaaaaatcacttgcacccct
This sequence is a window from Uranotaenia lowii strain MFRU-FL chromosome 3, ASM2978415v1, whole genome shotgun sequence. Protein-coding genes within it:
- the LOC129756652 gene encoding uncharacterized protein K02A2.6-like, coding for MPVVDELLARIGTGKVRSKLDIRDAFLQTELAPESRDITTFITSRGLFRFKRLPFGLVSAPEIFQKVMDEILSGCEGTVCYLDDIYVEGKDVEEHDIRLKIVFDRLTKRGVVLNMQKCIIRVSELQFLGHVISPNGIRPSPSKVEALLSFRQPENVSEIKSFLGLANYLNKFIPNLAAVDEPLRRLLHQTAKFSWGQEQQHAFDVIKQALTKDNNLGYYNCKDVTSVIADAGPTALGAALIQTNNQGEHRVICFASKSLTETERRYCQTEKEALALVWSVERFQMYLLGKSFDLITDCKALLYLFNPRSKPCARIERWVLRLQGFQYNVKHIPGHKNIVDALSRLSTLKPVPFDVAEELFVNGVGQAAASTAAIRWEEVDRTSEQDEEIMQIFESISSGRLFELPMEYRGVGRELCRVGNVLMRGDRVVVPKRLREQVLSLAHEGHPGTRMMKSHLRSSVWWPKLDSDVEAYVKQCRGCLLTSAPDAPEPMRRRDLPSAPWEDIAIDFLGPLPEGQFLLVVVDYYSRYYEVCEMATITAEDTIKELVTIFSRHGIPVTLTADNAPQLSEDCELFSKFCKDFGILLINTIPYWPQMNGEVERQNRTILKRLQFAQELGQDWRRELQKFLLTYRAASHSTTGRSPAELLFGRKIRTKLPLMVSSRDDEELRDRDAMVKQKGKEYSDKHRNAQESEVSVGDRVLMKRFKKDNKLSTPFSNEEYVVLTKTGSDTTVKSTVSGKEYRRNTSHLKKIPKRMDKEAHDDGTTERTSMMRTSAETDDPGAADHVNTNAEHERKRMRKEPAWFQTYVPH